A genomic region of Bactrocera dorsalis isolate Fly_Bdor chromosome 3, ASM2337382v1, whole genome shotgun sequence contains the following coding sequences:
- the LOC105222595 gene encoding protein LTO1 homolog yields MAAVEQDFNDLLDNIFLAEDNIVKESYQEGLEVGRARGEKEGYELGYKKGLRLGKELGEIYSSVVAQQKHTENVQHALQQLRTSIDQFPRDNNAEADIIGMVEDIRNQYKRVRVLTAGKVGKTTKKVENNSSSSGATEKAKDFSF; encoded by the coding sequence ATGGCTGCTGTGGAACAAGATTTCAATGATTTGCTGGACAACATATTTTTAGCAGAAGACAATATAGTGAAAGAGAGTTACCAGGAAGGCTTAGAAGTGGGTCGTGCACGTGGGGAGAAAGAAGGTTATGAGCTGGGCTACAAGAAAGGATTACGACTTGGCAAGGAATTAGGTGAAATTTACAGCAGTGTTGtggcacaacaaaaacacactgAAAACGTTCAACATGCGTTACAACAATTACGTACGAGTATAGATCAGTTTCCACGTGATAATAATGCCGAAGCTGATATAATTGGCATGGTGGAGGATATACGCAATCAATACAAACGTGTGCGTGTGTTGACGGCAGGCAAGGTTGGAAAGACAActaaaaaagtagaaaacaacAGCAGTAGTAGTGGTGCGACAGAGAAAGCCAAAgatttttccttttaa
- the LOC105222596 gene encoding probable methyltransferase-like protein 25 — MSSSQIRLCLEEILHFMQPHWEFVNCHMVSYLTDQHWQTYVPAEIKHEVPDVESVQNCIETVFWQNNDKDNKFSGVKQFVANCRKYYLDKCVNILTPMEQLNKALGLVDDETENLTIKEFMSEKKRHEVEITAALVDRLIHYASSCTSNNEVYIVDAGDGKGYLSSRLALQYKHRVLGIDFQELNTENALERNRKLERVWNGLVKRAELQQQGITPKRRGKNVQKTATPTPETISNANEKEMRYKTTAAFITPDLNVVQLLQQQFPQATDTCAICLTGLHTCGNLATTCLRLFHEQPQCKLICNIGCCYHLLQEEFALPEYFENATINARQTTSGFPMSQFLRDKRLTLGRNARMLATQSFERVTSERTAMNITLYYRALLEVLICDSAKEMRQKLQVGKVRKFANFNEYVALCCKKFASQNCNLHWDATVLDSVQKQYADDAHYMHLYYLLRMCFAQVIESLILLDRLLYLKELGYAESYLVAVFDAVISPRRFGIIALKNATS; from the exons ATGAGTAGCAGTCAAATACGCTTGTGCTTGGAGGAGATTTTACACTTCATGCAACCACATTGGGAGTTTGTCAACTGTCATATGGTTAGCTATTTGACAGATCAACATTGGCAGACTTATGTGCCCGCAGAGATAAAGCATGAAGTACCAGATGTGGAGAGCGTACAAAACTGCATTGAAACagtattttggcaaaataatgaTAAAGACAACAAATTCAGTGGTGTTAAGCAGTTTGTGGCTAattgtagaaaatattatttagataAATGCGTTAATATACTAACACCAATGGAGCAGTTGAACAAAGCGTTAGGTTTGGTTGACGATGAGACggaaaatttgacaattaaaGAGTTTATGAGCGAGAAGAAACGGCACGAG gtAGAGATAACAGCCGCGCTAGTTGATCGCTTAATACATTATGCATCGAGCTGCACAAGCAACAACGAAGTATACATTGTGGATGCGGGGGATGGCAAGGGCTACTTATCATCACGTCTTGCCTTACAATATAAGCATCGTGTGCTAGGTATTGACTTTcaagaattgaacaccgaaaaTGCTTTGGAACGCAATCGCAAGTTAGAG CGCGTTTGGAATGGCTTAGTGAAGCGCGCAGAGTTACAACAACAAGGCATAACGCCTAAACGACGCggcaaaaatgtgcaaaaaacaGCTACGCCAACGCCTGAAACAATTTCAAATGCGAACGAAAAGGAGATGCGCTATAAAACCACAGCTGCATTTATCACACCGGACTTAAATGTAGTACAACTCTTGCAACAGCAATTTCCGCAAGCCACCGATACATGCGCCATCTGTTTAACCGGCCTGCACACCTGTGGCAATTTAGCCACCACCTGTCTGCGTCTCTTTCACGAACAACCACAATGCAAACTTATTTGTAATATCGGCTGCTGCTACCACCTGCTGCAAGAGGAATTCGCTCTACCGGAGTATTTTGAAAACGCAACGATTAACGCACGTCAAACAACGTCGGGTTTCCCAATGAGTCAGTTTTTGCGCGACAAACGTTTAACGCTCGGCCGCAATGCACGCATGTTGGCCACACAATCGTTCGAACGCGTCACCAGCGAACGCACCGCCATGAACATTACACTCTACTATCGTGCGCTACTCGAAGTCTTGATTTGCGATAGCGCGAAAGAAATGCGTCAGAAATTGCAAGTCGGCAAAGTGCGAAAATTTGCCAATTTTAATGAGTATGTGGCGCTTTGTTGTAAAAAGTTCGCGTCACAAAATTGTAACTTACACTGGGACGCAACTGTGTTGGATAGTGTACAAAAACAATACGCAGACGATGCTCATTACATGCATTTATACTATTTGTTACGTATGTGTTTTGCTCAGGTGATAGAAAGCCTCATATTGCTGGATCGTTTGTTGTACTTGAAAGAGTTAGGTTATGCAGAGAGCTATTTGGTGGCAGTGTTCGATGCAGTAATATCGCCAAGACGTTTTGGCATTATCGCTTTGAAAAATGCAACTAGCTGA
- the LOC105222603 gene encoding cytochrome P450 6g1-like: MLSVNTACLLAALLGLVYIWCRYTYGYWKRNKIPYMTPFPLIGNMQVLFTMSNSFYLYLSEIYKDARMSKAAAVGIYILNRPALVLREPELIKNVLIKEFPKFVNRSGGCDPHDDPLGSNNLFFIQDQPWKDLRSKITPVFTTGKIKQMYPLMTEIGTELEAHLNSYAKTDDAFVTEVKEVCASFTTDMIATIAYGVKANSLVNPNAEFRVIGRKMFIFTLSRAKDFFVNFFFPKWAATFRAKFFPAEFSAFIRGTIGQVMALREESKATRNDLIDVLVSLKEEAVAKGEYNAHLQDVLTAQAAVFFSAGFETSSSTMTFALYELSKRLDLQERLRNEICEAFVAEQGTMSYETINNLPYLSMVVDEVLRLYPVLPFLDRQHSPKEGEKQSDLKPYYDYTIPDGMAVYIPIFGIQRDPEFWPNPNTFDPERFSTENKKTHKPMTYLPFGSGPRNCIGGRIGLLQSKLGLVHILKNHYVTTCEKTPSEITFDPLSIVLSYKEGIYLKFVNDKRYERIARQ, from the exons ATGCTGTCGGTAAATACTGCTTGCCTCTTGGCGGCTCTCTTGGGGTTGGTCTACATTTGGTGTCGCTATACATATGGCTACTGGAAACGCAATAAGATTCCCTATATGACGCCATTCCCATTGATTGGCAATATGCAAGTTTTGTTTACAATGAGCAATAGTTTCTATCTATATCTATCGGAAATTTATAAAGACGCTAGAATGTCAAAGGCTGCGGCAGTCGGCATTTACATACTTAATCGGCCAGCGTTAGTGCTACGTGAACCGGAACTTATTAAAAATGTGCTAATCAAGGAGTTTCCGAAGTTCGTCAATCGGTCAGGTGGCTGTGATCCACACGATGATCCCTTGGGCTCGAATAATCTATTTTTCATACAAGATCAACCATGGAAGGATTTGAGATCAAAAATAACGCCGGTTTTCACAACGGGAAAGATCAAACAAATGTATCCACTAATGACTGAG ATCGGTACGGAGTTGGAAGCCCATTTGAATTCGTATGCGAAAACGGACGACGCTTTCGTAACTGAAGTTAAAGAGGTTTGTGCTAGCTTCACCACCGATATGATTGCCACCATCGCTTATGGTGTGAAAGCCAACAGTCTTGTAAATCCCAATGCCGAGTTTCGTGTGATAGGACGAAAAATGTTCATCTTTACACTCAGCCGCGCTAAGGACTTCtttgtcaattttttctttccaaAGTGGGCCGCTACATTTCGTGCTAAATTTTTTCCAGCGGAGTTCAGCGCATTTATACGTGGCACCATCGGTCAAGTGATGGCGTTAAGAGAGGAGAGCAAAGCAACGCGTAACGATCTGATCGATGTGTTGGTGAGCCTCAAAGAAGAGGCTGTTGCGAAAGGTGAATATAATGCCCATCTACAGGATGTTTTGACAGCACAAGCTGCTGTGTTTTTCTCAGCTGGTTTTGAGACGTCATCTTCGACGATGACATTTGCGCTCTACGAATTATCTAAACGACTCGACTTACAAGAACGTCTGCGCAATGAGATCTGTGAAGCTTTCGTAGCTGAACAGGGTACAATGTCATATGAGACTATCAATAATCTCCCATATCTGAGTATGGTAGTGGACGAAGTGTTGCGTTTATATCCTGTACTACCTTTTCTCGATCGACAACATTCGCCGAAGGAAGGAGAAAAGCAATCCGATCTTAAACCGTATTACGATTACACAATACCCGACGGTATGGCTGTCTATATACCAATATTCGGCATACAACGTGACCCCGAG ttTTGGCCCAACCCGAACACTTTCGATCCTGAGCGCTTCAGCACAGAGAATAAGAAAACCCATAAGCCTATGACCTACCTTCCCTTCGGTAGTGGACCACGTAACTGTATTGGTGGTCGCATCGGTTTGCTGCAGTCTAAGCTGGGTTTGGTGCATATTTTGAAGAATCATTATGTCACTACATGTGAGAAGACACCGTCTGAAATCACTTTCGACCCACTGTCCATTGTTTTAAGTTACAAAGAAGgcatttacttgaaatttgtCAATGACAAACGATATGAGCGCATTGCGAGGCAATGA
- the LOC125775266 gene encoding protein LTO1 homolog → MAAAEQDFNDLLDNILLTEENIVQEGYQEGLEVGRARGEKEGYELGYEQGLQLGKELGEIYSIVVAQQQHKHTEKVQRALQQLRTSIDQFPRDNNAEADIIGMVEDIRNQYRRVRVLTAGKVGNTTKKVENNSSSGGATEGAKDFSF, encoded by the coding sequence atgGCTGCTGCGGAACAGGATTTCAATGATTTGCTGGACAATATACTTTTAACAGAAGAGAATATAGTGCAAGAGGGTTACCAGGAAGGCTTAGAAGTGGGTCGTGCACGTGGGGAGAAAGAAGGTTATGAGCTGGGCTACGAGCAAGGGCTACAGCTTGGCAAGGAATTAGGTGAAATTTACAGCATTGTtgtggcacaacaacaacacaaacacactgaAAAGGTGCAACGAGCATTACAACAATTACGTACGAGCATAGATCAGTTTCCACGTGATAATAATGCCGAAGCTGATATAATTGGCATGGTTGAGGATATACGCAATCAATACAGACGAGTGCGTGTGTTGACGGCAGGCAAGGTTGGAAACACAActaaaaaagtagaaaacaacAGCAGTAGTGGTGGTGCGACAGAGGGAGCCaaagatttttctttttaa